Proteins found in one bacterium genomic segment:
- a CDS encoding choice-of-anchor Q domain-containing protein, with the protein MTTRTVGAGGAAPNYTTIASAVAVASDGDIIQIVTNVQTECGIVITTSLTIQGQGMTNTILQGATTRSNAANRIFQMNNAAKALTIKDMTVQYGYSTVGVGSYCGGAILNNAGTVTVQNCVLQMNDAYLPATAAYGGAIAQLNTAANALTLKNCLVANNTTGPTNQTTSTGGALYLGDGSLFVDGCCFNGNSTPGAGGAIKIAKASGQCVIQNSTFYGNLCNITLGSGGGGALSFPASMTLTAQVCNCTIVSNNAGIGYGGGVYAGSTLVIVSSIIASNAATGGGNEYFNGANIILSNSLVQGTGSGTLKSDYGNIKLQSPKLSPLAYNGGPTPTMALAWDSPCTNQGGNPLGLTYDQRGYPYDRAHGSASDIGAYECGAGVVLTYSGTNFYGNTSPYNGLITNSLWITLTGDTFTGGVGNQITNKVAVSNLPAGLAVSMLITNASTNLLVQLSGNATQHAAVNSISNLTFTFQDGAFTANNGYATQVVGYVCSNLIVSFSDPVLSGTMTYSSSNFYGNTVTYDGSITNSVMISLTGDTFLPANGSQITNQVTVTNLPAGLSLSMLVTNAQTNVLVQLSGKATQHAAANSVGNLGFTFQNGAFAANNAGVITGAATTNLNITFHDPPPGGLIYSRTNFVEDAVYNDGRIDTNTAISITLTGDTFAVTAGAVFTNQVAFTNIPAGLTGVVTCINSTNVSFVLIGQAASHAALNSVTNLGLTFLDVAFTHTHASVIAGSAETNLVISYLDPAVNVKLTYNGTVFTESAANDGSMGNTLSLTLTNDIFNGTNNQDFVSSGLVLASHVPSGLTAVVQRVDLTHATVSLTGNAIFHNSSSNVSNLGLAFQNSAFHNTLAASVTNATRADLQIDYFNSGLTYSGTNFVETWQNDGSMGNTLTLTLAGDAFSGTNGENFAANGKVTAGNVPSGLTASVVRRSAGQVVFGLMGNASPNNVANSISNLSLTFNDAAFTMGGSALATNGSRNNLLVTFVGSTAPSNFWVSVSGNNATGNGTEGNPWRTIQYALNSSAVRADTFDVINVMAGTYDETNILNGGKVVAIQGAGKDQTIVEAGSVYNAAPFDSHVFSLSGNGVALRDMTIRYGNVTNTTHGAGAFLTGGDMILERCRVVSNTCYSAAASYYGGSVYLVPATTGTLTLKSCEVIGNTSFNGGIAGVGMANNTVLVMTNCVVANNVSAYGGGAIYAGGSSLEMWDSVVTNNVVTVAGQPGGGICVGVATCTSLIERCTIAWNQSPGSGGGLYLIGTNLFVNSTIYGNTIASGNGGGVAINAGYTRFYNSTIASNTAANGLGGGLYNAYGTWSAASTLVAGNTASNSLDVGFSSSVMVDDHCFIGNNTNSGMTAGQPNANGSYVGTGGLPLNPQLLPLASNGGLTPTCAIQSGSLCRDHGNNLLGLVNDQRGDPYVRIRGSAADIGAFEYGAGVALTYSSTNFYGIPTDGSITNSLLITITNDVFTGTDGSQITNNVVVSGVPAGLSGSMVRTNNGTNVVFALTGNAASYATNTMTITFHDGAFGQGQAAQMVNGSNFNVSVTFAVRSLGYSGTTFYGNTAPYNGTIANSLVLTITNGIFAGTDGGQITNSVAVSNVPADLLVSMVRTNGGTNVLVSLMGTVTSYVSTNGAANNTSSLIFTFRDGAFTGGHAAQVVNNSLTNAVVYQNQAPGGLTYNGSIFFGNTAPYNGSVTNSLTIALRGDTFTGGVGGQLTNSVTVTNLPAGLALSMIVTNAGTNVLVQLLGNATQCAASNSIGNLGLTFQNGAFTGGNAWVITNAVTTNLSITFQDPPPGGLVFSRTNFVEDAVYNDGRIDTNTAISITLTGDTFNVTSGSVFSTNQVTFTNMPGGLTGVVTCVNSSNATFALAGAAISNASANNISNLGIAFQNAAFNHGQAGVISGVFVTNISITFTDIVGTVQLAYSGTVFTEAGTNDGSMGNTLSLTLQNDVFNGTNNQDFVSSGLVLASHVPSGLTAVVQRVDLTHATVSLMGKALFHNSSSNVSNLGLAFQNTAFHNTLAASVTNATRADLQIDYFNSGLTYSGTNFMEYWQNDGSMGNTLTLTLAGDTFTGTNGENFVANGKVTAGNVPSGLTASVVRQSAGHVVFGLLGNASPNNVGNSISNLSLTFNDAAFTMGGSALVTNGSRNNLLVTFVGSSAPSNFWVSVSGNNATGNGTAGNPWRTIQYALNNAAVRTDAFDVINVMAGTYDETNIVCGNGPMVVAINGAGKDQTIVEAGSVYNAAPFDSRVFSLNGNGVVLRDMTIRYGNVTNITHGSGVFLTGGELILERCRVVSNTCYGAAASYYGGAVFLTPTTTGTLTLKSCEVIGNASFNGGVAGVGVTTLSALVMTNCVVANNVSAYGGGAIYAGGSSLVMCDSVVTNNVVTVAGQPGGGICVGVATCTSLIERCTIAWNQSPGSGGGLYLIGTNVLVNSTIFGNSVASGNGGGVAINAGYTRFYNSTIAGNTAVNGLGGGLYNAYGTWGAASTLVAGNTASNSLDVGYSSFALADDHCFIGNNTNSGMTAGQPNANGSYVGTGASPLNPQLLPLANNGGLTPTCAIQLGSLCRDHGNNPLGLTTDQRATIHDRQCGIGVDVGAYEFGAGTPGTVYSIR; encoded by the coding sequence GTGACGACGCGAACTGTAGGAGCAGGCGGTGCGGCCCCGAACTATACAACCATTGCCAGCGCCGTTGCGGTTGCTTCGGATGGTGACATCATTCAGATCGTTACCAATGTTCAGACGGAGTGCGGGATTGTCATCACCACGTCCCTTACCATCCAAGGACAAGGGATGACCAATACGATCCTGCAGGGGGCTACTACGCGTAGTAATGCGGCCAATCGCATCTTTCAGATGAATAACGCGGCGAAGGCTCTGACCATCAAGGACATGACGGTCCAATACGGCTACAGTACTGTGGGTGTAGGTTCCTATTGTGGTGGTGCGATCCTCAACAACGCCGGTACGGTCACAGTTCAGAACTGTGTGCTACAGATGAATGATGCCTATCTTCCCGCAACCGCTGCCTATGGAGGAGCCATAGCTCAGTTGAACACGGCCGCCAATGCCCTCACACTAAAAAACTGTCTCGTAGCCAACAATACGACGGGGCCGACCAATCAAACGACCTCTACTGGTGGCGCATTGTATTTGGGCGACGGTTCTCTGTTCGTTGATGGGTGCTGTTTCAACGGGAATTCAACCCCCGGTGCTGGTGGGGCTATCAAGATTGCAAAGGCTTCTGGACAATGTGTGATTCAGAATTCCACGTTCTACGGCAATCTGTGCAATATCACTCTAGGCTCAGGTGGAGGGGGCGCGCTATCTTTTCCTGCGAGTATGACGTTGACCGCCCAAGTCTGCAACTGCACGATAGTATCCAATAATGCCGGAATCGGTTACGGAGGCGGTGTGTATGCCGGCTCAACCCTCGTAATCGTCAGTTCGATCATTGCCAGCAATGCTGCGACTGGTGGTGGGAATGAATACTTTAACGGCGCCAACATCATTCTCTCCAATAGTCTGGTGCAAGGCACCGGCAGCGGTACGCTGAAGAGTGATTATGGCAATATTAAGTTACAGTCTCCCAAACTGAGTCCGCTGGCTTATAACGGCGGGCCAACACCGACAATGGCGCTGGCCTGGGACAGCCCCTGTACTAACCAGGGGGGCAATCCTCTGGGCTTGACCTATGACCAGCGCGGCTATCCCTATGACCGGGCGCATGGTTCTGCCTCTGATATCGGGGCTTATGAGTGTGGCGCTGGCGTGGTGCTGACCTACAGCGGCACGAACTTCTATGGGAATACCTCGCCCTATAATGGACTCATCACCAACAGTCTGTGGATCACATTGACAGGCGACACTTTTACCGGTGGTGTGGGAAATCAGATTACCAACAAAGTGGCAGTGTCCAACTTACCGGCTGGGCTCGCGGTTTCCATGCTTATCACCAATGCCAGTACAAATCTGTTGGTGCAGTTGAGTGGCAACGCCACACAGCATGCGGCGGTAAACAGCATCAGCAATTTGACGTTCACCTTCCAGGACGGCGCCTTTACGGCTAACAACGGGTATGCGACGCAAGTGGTCGGTTATGTGTGCTCGAATCTGATCGTCTCGTTTTCCGACCCCGTCCTTTCGGGAACGATGACCTACAGCAGTTCCAATTTTTATGGCAATACGGTGACCTATGATGGGAGTATCACCAATAGCGTGATGATCTCATTGACGGGTGACACCTTTCTGCCTGCGAATGGCAGTCAGATCACGAACCAGGTAACGGTGACCAATCTTCCAGCAGGCCTGTCGCTTTCCATGCTCGTCACCAATGCCCAGACAAATGTACTGGTGCAGTTGTCGGGTAAGGCTACACAGCATGCTGCCGCAAACAGCGTCGGTAACCTGGGGTTTACCTTCCAAAACGGTGCCTTTGCCGCTAATAATGCAGGGGTTATCACTGGGGCGGCGACGACTAATCTCAACATCACCTTCCATGATCCACCGCCGGGCGGGCTGATCTACAGCCGGACGAATTTTGTCGAGGATGCGGTGTATAACGACGGGCGGATCGACACGAACACGGCGATTTCGATCACGTTGACAGGTGACACGTTCGCCGTTACGGCAGGCGCTGTATTTACCAATCAGGTGGCCTTTACAAACATTCCAGCAGGTCTGACCGGGGTAGTAACCTGTATAAACAGCACCAACGTTTCGTTCGTCTTGATCGGTCAGGCCGCGTCCCATGCGGCATTGAACAGTGTGACAAATCTGGGGCTCACATTCCTTGACGTTGCGTTTACCCATACCCATGCTTCCGTTATTGCCGGGTCAGCGGAGACCAATCTCGTGATCTCATACTTGGATCCCGCAGTGAATGTGAAACTGACTTATAATGGGACAGTATTTACTGAGTCTGCGGCAAACGATGGAAGCATGGGAAACACGCTTTCGCTCACCTTGACAAATGACATTTTCAACGGCACGAACAATCAGGACTTTGTGTCATCCGGGCTGGTGCTGGCGTCGCATGTTCCATCCGGATTGACGGCCGTGGTGCAGCGGGTGGATTTGACACATGCGACGGTAAGCCTGACTGGCAATGCGATATTCCACAACAGTTCCAGCAATGTGAGTAATCTTGGGCTCGCCTTCCAGAACAGTGCGTTTCACAATACGTTGGCGGCCTCGGTCACGAATGCAACGCGGGCGGATCTTCAGATTGATTATTTCAACTCGGGCCTGACCTACAGCGGGACGAATTTTGTGGAGACCTGGCAGAACGATGGGAGCATGGGAAATACGCTGACGTTGACGTTGGCCGGGGACGCGTTTAGCGGAACGAACGGGGAGAACTTTGCGGCGAACGGCAAGGTCACGGCAGGCAATGTACCCTCCGGGCTGACGGCGAGCGTAGTAAGGCGGTCGGCCGGGCAAGTGGTATTCGGACTTATGGGGAATGCGTCGCCGAACAACGTGGCGAACAGTATCTCCAACCTGAGCCTGACGTTCAATGATGCGGCCTTCACAATGGGAGGGTCGGCCCTGGCGACCAACGGGAGCCGGAACAACCTGTTGGTGACGTTTGTAGGGTCTACAGCACCGTCTAACTTCTGGGTATCGGTGAGCGGCAACAACGCGACGGGTAACGGGACGGAGGGAAATCCATGGCGGACGATCCAGTATGCGCTCAATTCCTCCGCAGTTCGTGCTGATACGTTTGACGTGATCAACGTGATGGCGGGGACGTACGATGAGACCAATATCCTCAACGGGGGCAAGGTGGTGGCGATCCAGGGGGCAGGCAAGGATCAGACTATTGTGGAGGCGGGCTCTGTGTATAACGCGGCACCTTTTGATTCCCATGTATTCAGTTTAAGCGGTAACGGGGTAGCGTTGCGGGATATGACGATCCGGTACGGAAATGTGACGAATACTACGCATGGGGCCGGGGCCTTTCTGACGGGAGGTGACATGATTCTGGAACGGTGCCGGGTGGTGAGTAACACCTGTTATAGTGCGGCTGCGAGTTACTATGGCGGATCGGTTTATCTGGTACCCGCGACGACGGGAACCCTGACCCTGAAATCCTGTGAGGTGATTGGGAATACGTCGTTCAATGGCGGAATAGCCGGGGTGGGGATGGCGAATAATACCGTGCTGGTGATGACGAACTGTGTGGTGGCGAACAATGTGTCAGCATACGGGGGCGGAGCGATTTATGCGGGCGGCTCGTCGCTGGAGATGTGGGACAGTGTGGTGACCAACAATGTAGTGACGGTGGCGGGTCAACCGGGCGGTGGCATTTGTGTGGGCGTCGCCACATGTACCTCGCTGATTGAGCGCTGTACGATAGCTTGGAATCAGAGTCCCGGCAGTGGTGGTGGCCTTTACCTGATTGGGACGAATCTGTTTGTGAATAGCACGATATATGGGAATACGATAGCCTCGGGTAATGGTGGCGGTGTGGCCATCAATGCCGGGTATACGCGCTTCTATAACTCGACGATTGCCAGCAATACGGCGGCGAACGGGCTTGGCGGCGGGCTCTATAATGCGTATGGGACATGGAGTGCCGCCAGTACGTTGGTGGCGGGGAACACGGCGAGCAATAGTCTGGATGTCGGCTTCAGTAGTTCTGTGATGGTAGATGACCATTGTTTCATCGGTAACAACACGAATAGTGGTATGACGGCGGGCCAGCCGAACGCGAATGGCAGTTATGTGGGAACGGGAGGATTGCCATTGAACCCGCAATTGCTGCCGTTGGCCAGTAATGGTGGGCTGACGCCAACCTGTGCGATTCAGTCGGGCAGTCTGTGCCGGGATCATGGGAATAACCTGCTCGGGTTGGTGAACGATCAGCGTGGGGATCCCTATGTCAGGATCCGGGGCTCAGCGGCTGATATTGGGGCCTTCGAGTATGGTGCGGGCGTTGCATTGACCTATAGTAGTACGAATTTCTATGGGATACCTACGGACGGCAGTATCACCAACAGCCTGCTGATCACCATCACCAACGATGTATTCACAGGGACGGATGGTAGTCAAATCACGAACAACGTGGTGGTGTCCGGCGTGCCTGCCGGTTTGTCGGGGTCGATGGTGCGGACCAATAACGGCACGAATGTGGTGTTTGCGCTGACCGGCAATGCCGCCTCGTATGCCACGAACACCATGACAATCACTTTCCATGATGGCGCCTTTGGCCAGGGCCAGGCGGCACAGATGGTAAATGGGAGCAATTTTAACGTATCGGTGACCTTTGCTGTCAGGTCGCTGGGATATAGCGGGACGACGTTCTATGGCAATACGGCGCCCTACAATGGAACCATTGCCAATAGCCTGGTGCTCACAATTACAAATGGAATATTCGCGGGGACGGATGGCGGGCAGATCACAAACAGTGTGGCAGTTTCAAATGTGCCTGCCGACTTGTTGGTGTCGATGGTCCGAACCAATGGTGGCACAAATGTGCTGGTGTCCCTGATGGGTACGGTCACATCTTATGTGTCCACGAACGGGGCGGCAAACAATACATCGTCCCTGATTTTTACTTTTCGGGATGGTGCCTTTACGGGCGGCCATGCTGCGCAAGTTGTCAATAACAGTCTTACCAACGCGGTGGTCTATCAGAATCAGGCGCCGGGAGGTTTGACATACAACGGCTCCATTTTCTTCGGTAATACAGCGCCCTACAATGGGAGTGTTACCAATAGCCTGACGATTGCGCTAAGAGGTGACACTTTCACCGGCGGGGTTGGTGGCCAGCTTACCAACAGTGTGACGGTGACGAATCTTCCGGCGGGTCTTGCGCTATCGATGATTGTGACGAATGCCGGGACCAACGTGCTGGTGCAGCTACTGGGTAATGCTACGCAATGTGCGGCCTCGAATAGCATTGGTAATCTCGGTTTGACGTTCCAGAATGGTGCGTTCACTGGGGGCAATGCGTGGGTTATCACCAATGCTGTGACGACCAACCTAAGTATCACTTTCCAGGATCCCCCACCCGGTGGTCTGGTCTTCAGCCGGACGAATTTTGTTGAGGATGCGGTGTACAATGACGGCCGTATCGACACGAATACGGCGATTTCGATCACGTTGACGGGCGACACGTTCAATGTCACCTCCGGGAGTGTCTTCAGCACCAACCAGGTGACCTTTACGAACATGCCGGGAGGATTGACCGGGGTGGTGACCTGTGTGAATAGTTCCAATGCCACGTTTGCCCTCGCAGGTGCGGCGATCTCAAATGCGTCTGCAAATAACATCAGCAATCTGGGGATTGCCTTCCAGAATGCCGCGTTCAACCACGGTCAGGCGGGCGTCATCTCCGGGGTGTTTGTTACGAACATCAGCATTACATTTACGGATATCGTTGGGACTGTGCAACTCGCCTATAGCGGGACGGTCTTCACTGAAGCAGGAACTAATGACGGGAGCATGGGGAATACCCTTTCTCTTACGCTGCAAAATGATGTTTTCAACGGTACAAACAATCAGGACTTTGTGTCATCCGGTCTGGTGCTGGCGTCGCATGTTCCGTCCGGATTGACGGCCGTGGTGCAGCGGGTGGATTTGACGCATGCGACGGTAAGTCTGATGGGTAAGGCATTATTCCACAACAGTTCCAGCAATGTGAGTAATCTGGGGCTCGCCTTTCAGAATACGGCTTTCCACAACACGCTGGCGGCCTCGGTCACGAATGCAACGCGGGCGGATCTTCAGATTGATTATTTCAACTCCGGCCTGACCTACAGCGGGACGAACTTTATGGAGTACTGGCAGAATGACGGGAGCATGGGCAATACGCTGACGCTGACGCTGGCCGGGGATACGTTTACCGGAACGAACGGGGAGAACTTCGTGGCGAACGGTAAGGTCACGGCCGGCAATGTGCCCTCCGGACTGACGGCGAGCGTGGTGCGGCAGTCGGCAGGCCATGTGGTGTTCGGGCTCTTGGGGAATGCGTCGCCAAACAACGTGGGGAACAGTATCTCGAACCTGAGTCTGACGTTCAATGATGCGGCTTTTACGATGGGGGGATCGGCCCTGGTAACCAACGGGAGCCGGAACAACCTATTGGTAACGTTTGTGGGGAGTTCGGCGCCGTCGAACTTCTGGGTATCGGTGAGCGGCAACAACGCGACGGGTAATGGGACGGCTGGGAATCCGTGGCGGACAATCCAGTATGCCCTGAATAACGCGGCGGTTCGTACCGACGCCTTTGACGTGATCAACGTGATGGCGGGGACGTACGATGAGACGAATATTGTATGTGGCAACGGGCCCATGGTGGTGGCGATCAATGGGGCAGGCAAGGATCAGACCATTGTGGAGGCGGGCTCGGTGTATAACGCGGCGCCTTTTGATTCCCGTGTGTTTAGTTTGAACGGTAACGGGGTGGTGCTGCGTGATATGACGATCCGGTATGGGAATGTGACTAATATTACGCATGGGTCCGGGGTCTTTCTGACGGGTGGCGAATTGATTTTGGAGCGGTGCCGGGTGGTAAGTAACACCTGTTATGGGGCGGCTGCGAGTTACTATGGCGGGGCGGTGTTCCTGACACCCACGACGACGGGTACCTTGACACTGAAATCCTGTGAGGTGATTGGGAATGCGTCGTTCAATGGCGGGGTTGCCGGGGTGGGGGTTACGACTCTCTCCGCATTGGTGATGACGAACTGTGTGGTGGCGAACAATGTGTCAGCGTACGGGGGTGGAGCGATTTATGCGGGTGGCTCGTCGCTGGTGATGTGTGACAGTGTGGTGACAAACAACGTGGTGACGGTGGCGGGCCAACCGGGCGGTGGCATTTGTGTGGGCGTCGCCACATGTACCTCGCTGATTGAGCGCTGTACGATAGCTTGGAATCAGAGTCCCGGCAGTGGAGGTGGCCTTTACCTGATTGGGACGAATGTGCTGGTGAACAGCACGATATTTGGGAACTCGGTTGCCTCGGGCAATGGTGGGGGTGTGGCCATCAATGCCGGGTATACTCGTTTCTATAACTCGACGATTGCCGGCAATACGGCAGTCAACGGGCTTGGTGGCGGGCTCTATAATGCGTATGGGACGTGGGGTGCCGCCAGTACGTTGGTGGCGGGGAACACGGCGAGCAATAGTCTGGACGTTGGCTATAGTAGTTTTGCGCTGGCGGATGACCACTGTTTTATTGGGAACAACACGAACAGCGGTATGACGGCGGGCCAGCCGAATGCGAATGGCAGTTATGTGGGCACAGGAGCATCGCCATTGAATCCGCAATTGCTGCCTCTGGCCAATAATGGCGGGCTGACGCCAACCTGTGCGATTCAGTTGGGCAGTCTGTGCCGGGATCATGGGAATAATCCTTTAGGTCTGACGACTGATCAGCGCGCCACGATACATGACCGTCAATGCGGAATTGGTGTGGATGTTGGAGCGTATGAGTTCGGGGCCGGGACACCGGGCACGGTGTACTCCATTCGTTGA